A stretch of [Clostridium] scindens DNA encodes these proteins:
- a CDS encoding thiazole synthase, giving the protein MEHMANDAFVLGGHTFESRFILGSGKYSLELIQAAVEKAGAQIITLALRRANEGGMANILDYIPKGVTLLPNTSGARNAEEAVRIARLSRELGCGDFVKVEVIHDSKYLLPDNYETIKATEILAKEGFVVMPYMYPDLNAARDMANAGAACIMPLGAPIGSNKGICTKEFIQILIDEIDLPIIVDAGIGRPSQACEAMEMGAAAVMANTAIATAGDIPAMAEAFKKAIEAGRTAYLSGMGRVMDKGASASSPLTGFLQD; this is encoded by the coding sequence ATGGAACATATGGCAAACGATGCATTTGTCCTTGGAGGACATACATTTGAATCAAGGTTTATCTTAGGCTCCGGGAAGTATTCCCTGGAACTGATCCAGGCGGCAGTCGAAAAAGCGGGCGCGCAGATTATCACGCTGGCCCTTCGCCGCGCCAATGAAGGGGGGATGGCAAACATCCTGGACTATATTCCAAAAGGAGTGACGCTTCTGCCTAATACTTCGGGGGCAAGGAATGCCGAGGAGGCGGTGCGCATTGCCCGCCTGTCCAGAGAATTAGGCTGCGGCGACTTCGTGAAGGTGGAGGTGATCCATGATTCCAAATACCTGCTGCCGGATAACTATGAGACTATAAAGGCTACCGAGATTCTGGCAAAAGAAGGGTTCGTAGTAATGCCTTACATGTACCCGGACCTAAACGCCGCCAGGGACATGGCAAACGCAGGGGCTGCCTGCATTATGCCGCTTGGCGCGCCGATTGGCTCCAACAAAGGAATCTGCACGAAAGAATTCATTCAGATACTGATCGATGAGATCGACCTGCCCATCATCGTGGACGCCGGAATCGGCAGGCCCTCCCAGGCCTGCGAGGCGATGGAGATGGGGGCGGCTGCCGTGATGGCGAACACGGCGATTGCCACGGCTGGGGATATACCGGCTATGGCGGAAGCATTCAAGAAAGCAATTGAGGCCGGAAGGACGGCATATCTGTCAGGCATGGGAAGAGTTATGGATAAAGGCGCCAGTGCATCTTCCCCATTGACCGGATTCTTGCAGGATTAG
- a CDS encoding tRNA dihydrouridine synthase — translation MNRYYLAPLEGITTHIYRRAYHACFHPMDKYFTPFLVPHTKRGFNTRELNDILPENNEGMRLVPQILTNDAKGFLQTVEKLEDFGYEEVNLNLGCPSKTVVSKNRGSGFLAMPDELDRFLDEIYRGTQVRISIKTRIGKHSPDEFGRLLKIYNQYPVEELIIHPRLQQDFYKNTPNLEVFAEAVRESRNPLCYNGDIFSVADRDRIKERFPDVKTYMMGRGILVNPGLAGELAGEEPADWKRIRRFHDQIYEDYQRISMGDKNVLFKMKELWCYLGHHFPGCEKQLKKIRKAERLDRYEAAVAEIL, via the coding sequence ATGAACCGATACTATCTCGCCCCGCTGGAGGGCATTACCACGCACATTTACAGGCGGGCGTATCACGCCTGCTTCCATCCTATGGATAAATATTTTACGCCGTTTCTGGTGCCCCACACAAAGCGGGGATTCAATACAAGGGAATTAAATGATATCCTGCCAGAGAATAATGAAGGGATGAGGCTGGTTCCTCAGATTCTGACCAATGATGCCAAAGGGTTCCTGCAGACCGTCGAGAAACTAGAAGATTTTGGATACGAGGAAGTCAATCTAAACCTCGGCTGTCCTTCCAAGACGGTAGTATCCAAAAACAGGGGATCCGGATTCCTTGCCATGCCCGATGAACTGGACCGGTTTCTGGATGAAATCTACCGTGGGACTCAAGTCAGGATATCCATCAAGACCAGAATCGGGAAGCATAGCCCGGATGAGTTTGGAAGGCTGCTTAAGATCTACAACCAGTACCCGGTAGAAGAATTGATCATCCATCCCCGCCTGCAGCAGGACTTTTATAAGAATACGCCGAATCTGGAAGTATTTGCGGAGGCGGTGAGAGAAAGCAGGAATCCGCTCTGCTATAACGGAGACATATTTTCGGTGGCGGATCGGGACAGGATAAAGGAGAGATTCCCGGATGTAAAGACCTACATGATGGGACGAGGAATCCTTGTGAATCCCGGCCTGGCAGGAGAACTGGCGGGCGAAGAGCCGGCGGATTGGAAACGGATTCGAAGGTTCCATGACCAGATCTATGAAGATTACCAAAGGATCAGCATGGGAGATAAGAACGTGCTGTTCAAGATGAAGGAACTCTGGTGCTATCTGGGGCATCATTTTCCAGGCTGCGAAAAGCAGCTTAAGAAGATTCGGAAGGCGGAGCGGCTGGACCGTTATGAAGCCGCGGTGGCGGAAATCCTGTAA
- the thiF gene encoding sulfur carrier protein ThiS adenylyltransferase ThiF, translating into MEEKRLTKEEIRQALIERHTLPVQERLERARVAIAGLGGLGSNVAFFLARIGVGHLHLIDFDRVDITNLNRQQYFMRHIGMYKTDALREELEQINPYLEIVTDRVKVSQENLASLFAEDGIVCEAFDDPEAKAMLVNGILEHYPGKLLVAASGMAGYGASNEIHTRKVGNCFYLCGDEASEAGRDRGLMAPRVAICAAHEANLITEYIINQEIFNEEA; encoded by the coding sequence ATGGAGGAAAAAAGACTGACCAAAGAAGAGATCAGGCAGGCGCTGATCGAGCGCCATACGCTGCCGGTCCAGGAAAGGCTGGAGCGTGCCAGGGTGGCAATTGCAGGCCTTGGAGGCCTGGGGTCGAATGTGGCGTTTTTCCTTGCTAGAATCGGGGTCGGACATCTCCACCTGATTGATTTCGACCGGGTGGACATCACCAACCTGAATCGGCAGCAATACTTTATGCGGCATATCGGCATGTATAAGACGGATGCGCTGAGAGAGGAACTAGAGCAGATCAATCCGTATCTGGAGATCGTGACAGACCGCGTCAAGGTATCCCAGGAGAATCTTGCCTCCTTATTTGCCGAAGACGGGATTGTCTGCGAGGCCTTTGACGACCCGGAGGCGAAAGCCATGCTGGTTAATGGAATCCTGGAGCATTATCCGGGGAAACTGCTGGTGGCGGCTTCCGGGATGGCAGGATATGGGGCCAGCAATGAGATCCATACCAGAAAGGTGGGAAACTGCTTTTACCTGTGCGGGGACGAGGCCTCGGAAGCAGGCAGAGATCGGGGGCTTATGGCTCCGCGGGTGGCTATCTGCGCGGCCCATGAGGCTAACCTGATCACAGAATATATTATCAATCAAGAAATTTTCAATGAAGAAGCTTAG
- a CDS encoding [Fe-Fe] hydrogenase large subunit C-terminal domain-containing protein, translating to MKTFEELYKDVLSRKISLKEPLPSEYNPRHLDCLLHPKNYAPVIPSVECEECAYERACQRSCIFDAIEEGEDGKLRINPSLCTGCGVCMDACKEEKLTASKDVLPAMKAVREAKGPAYMMVAPAFLGQFDETVTPGKLRSAFKALGFTGMVEVALFADILTLKEALEFDSHVKEKGDYQLTSCCCPVWISMIRNIYHELMPHVPGAVSPMVACGRMIKRMHPDAVTIFAGPCLAKKKEAREPDIADAVDYVLTFQEVKDIFEAADIHPEELEDDQKEHASKAGRLYARTGGVSRAVSEMVEQLRPDRSIAVHAEQANGTKECMAMIKRIQNKETDANFFEGMGCIGGCVGGPKAILHKEEGTKFVDEYGQEAPFKTPLENPYVRKVLKELGFETVEDLVTDDSLLTRDFSAAR from the coding sequence ATGAAGACATTTGAAGAACTGTATAAGGATGTTCTTAGCAGGAAGATATCCCTTAAAGAGCCGCTCCCCTCGGAATATAACCCGCGGCATCTGGACTGTCTGCTCCATCCAAAGAATTATGCCCCGGTCATACCTTCTGTCGAGTGCGAGGAATGTGCCTATGAGCGCGCCTGCCAGAGAAGCTGCATCTTTGATGCCATCGAAGAAGGAGAAGACGGAAAACTGCGGATTAATCCCTCGCTTTGTACAGGCTGCGGCGTGTGCATGGATGCCTGCAAAGAAGAAAAACTGACTGCCAGCAAGGATGTACTACCTGCCATGAAGGCAGTCCGGGAGGCCAAAGGGCCGGCTTATATGATGGTAGCGCCTGCATTTCTTGGGCAGTTTGATGAGACGGTAACGCCAGGAAAGCTGCGCAGCGCGTTCAAGGCCCTTGGATTTACAGGAATGGTAGAGGTGGCGCTTTTTGCGGATATCCTGACCTTGAAAGAAGCCTTAGAGTTTGACAGCCACGTGAAGGAGAAAGGGGATTACCAGCTGACCAGCTGCTGCTGCCCGGTGTGGATCTCCATGATCCGCAATATCTACCATGAACTGATGCCCCATGTCCCGGGAGCCGTATCGCCTATGGTAGCATGCGGGCGTATGATCAAGAGGATGCATCCGGATGCGGTGACCATATTTGCAGGGCCGTGCCTGGCAAAAAAGAAGGAGGCCCGGGAGCCGGATATCGCTGACGCGGTGGATTATGTGCTGACATTCCAGGAAGTGAAGGACATCTTCGAAGCGGCTGATATACATCCGGAAGAACTGGAAGATGACCAGAAGGAACACGCTTCCAAGGCCGGGCGGCTTTATGCAAGAACCGGCGGGGTCAGCCGGGCGGTGTCGGAGATGGTGGAACAGTTAAGACCCGACCGGAGCATAGCCGTTCATGCTGAGCAGGCCAATGGCACCAAGGAATGTATGGCAATGATCAAACGGATCCAGAATAAGGAGACGGATGCCAATTTCTTTGAAGGGATGGGCTGTATCGGAGGATGCGTAGGAGGCCCGAAAGCGATCCTTCACAAGGAAGAGGGAACAAAATTTGTAGATGAATACGGGCAGGAGGCGCCTTTTAAGACCCCGCTTGAGAATCCTTATGTACGGAAAGTCCTGAAGGAATTAGGGTTTGAGACGGTGGAGGATCTGGTGACAGACGATTCTCTTCTGACTAGAGATTTTTCGGCTGCCAGGTAG
- the thiS gene encoding sulfur carrier protein ThiS, which produces MMVRINGTEREYKPGMSVLQLLEETGYSISRVAVEKNGAIVPKGRLAETLLEDEDSLEVVSFVGGG; this is translated from the coding sequence ATGATGGTAAGAATAAACGGAACCGAAAGAGAATACAAGCCCGGCATGTCGGTCTTACAGCTGCTGGAAGAGACAGGATATTCCATCTCGCGCGTGGCGGTAGAAAAGAACGGGGCAATCGTGCCAAAGGGCAGGCTGGCGGAGACGCTCCTTGAGGATGAAGACAGCCTGGAAGTCGTAAGTTTTGTAGGAGGGGGCTAG